From Alloacidobacterium dinghuense:
GTGCAGCAAAGAATGTTCCATTCGCTACCAAAGCCCAGGTCCCCAGCGGCAGAACCAGCGCCAGCAGCCAGCCGTTTCCCAGGGCGTGCAGGTTGTAAAAAATGATGAAGACCGGCGCAAGAATCAACTCCACTACCGTTACGAATAGAAAATTTGCCAGCACCTTGCCCAGAAAAAGCGAAGCCGCTGGGGCTGGCGTCATCCGCTGCGCGTCGAGCACCTGATGTCGCAGCTCCCGCGCCCACGCCTGATTCAGCGCCGACACCGACGCGAACATGGTAGCAACGCAGAGTATTCCACCCGCAATCTGTCGCGAAGACTCGCGCGTCGGATCAAAGGCCAGGCTGAAAAGCACCACCACCAGCAATGCAAAGAAGAGCATGGAGTTGATGGCATCCTTCGACCGCCACTCCAGCCGCAGGTCTTTCAACAAATGTGTAACAAAGTAAGGAGCCTTCACGAAGCGTGCTCCTTTGTGAGATCAGCCAGCGTAGCGTGGGATGCGCGGATGTAGTCGACGGGCGAGACAATGATCTGGGTGCCGCGCGTTCCCGCCGAGACGGAGATCACATCGAAAAGCTCAAGCGTCTCGTCGGCGTAGACAGGGAAGTTCTTCTTAGCGCCAAAGACGGTGACACCACCACGAATGTAGCCCGTGAGCGGCTGAATCTCTTTGAGAGAAACCATTTCGGCCTTACGGGTTCCCGCAGCATTCGCGAGCTTCTTGAAGTCGAGCTCGGCATTGCCGGGAACCACGGCAAAGGCGTGCTCCTTGTCGCTGGTAACACAGAGCAGCGTCTTGAAAACCTGCTCTGGCGGAAGCCCAATCTTTTCCGCGACAAGAATAGCGGAGAAGTCTTCGCTATCGAGTTCGTATTCACGCAGCTCATATTGAATACCGAGAGAGTCGAGATAGCGGGCGGCGTTGGTCTTCATGCGTGGATCGCGCTTCTCTGTGGTTTCTCAACGACCGCGCTCAAGCTGCCCGCAACCAACGTAATCAGCGAATCCGCAAGCGGCTCGGCTAGCTCGCGCTGATGCGTCGTCAGCACAATCGTCCGCTGCTCGGCCTTGATTCCGGCCAGCAGATCGAGCATCTGGTGCGCGCTGCCGATGTCCATGTTGGAAAAAGGCTCATCGAGCAGTAGCAGATCCGGCTTCGAAAGCAGAACACGAGCCAGCGCTGCCCGCTGACGCATCCCTTGTGAATACTGCCCCACCGGACGAGTAAGCGCCGGATCGAGGCCAACGGAGCGCAAAGCCTCTTCCGGCACCAGGCATACCTTTGCACGATAAAGATCGCCAAAGTAGCGAAGGTTCTCCACAGCCGTGTATTCGTCGTAGAGCATCGGAGCGTGGCTCATATAGCCAATGCGATCGCGCGCGTCATGTGAAGCGGTTCCCAGCACTTTGACCGTTCCATATGTAGGCCGCAGTAATCCGGCGAGAATGCGTAACAAGGTAGACTTACCGGCGCCGTTTTCTCCAAGAAGCACGTAGCAGCGACCCGCTTCGAGGGTGAGCGAAACCTTGCGCAGCGCGGCAAATGTGCCGTAGAGCTTCGAGACGGTCTCCAGTTGTGCGGTGATCGACATGCGCAAAAATCAGTTTACAGGCTCAGGGCCCATAAGCCTGATTCCCGCGTCACCGAGGTGGAACGACCGATGCCGTGCTTGCGGGTGTGGCCGCCGGAGCCTGACCTGGCGGGGGCGGAGCATACTTCGAGGCACACTTGGCCTGCAACTGCGTCGCGTGGAATACCCCATCACGTCCAAAGGTGCCGATGGCAAGAGCCTGCGAATTGTCTTTGAAGGTATCCGGCGGCGGCTCATCGCCCTTGTAGGAAACGCGAAGCGTGCGGGTGTTTTCAACGAGCACGAAATCGGCGTCGGAGCCCTTGTGCTGGATGGAGCCGGGCTGCACATTTCCAGCAACGCGCAAATGGCGCGTATAAGCCTTGTTACCCATCCCTTGCAGTTCCTGAATCGTGACGTAGTAGCTCTTGTTGGCCTGAACGCCGCTCACTGCAAGGTAGATGATGGCGCCAAGAATGACTACGATAGCGATGCCGATGCGCGTGCCCTGATTGGTGCTCTTCATAGCTGTCACTATTTTACTGCGGATTCAGAAACGATCTACCTTTAAGAGATCAAAGCAGTTTCACGATGTTTATAATCGCTTTTCAGGGTTCTTCTTGCATTCATTCATCATCTAAGTCGGAAATCACTCCTTTCCATCTGCGAGGTATATATGAGCGGCAACGGTAACGGCACTCAAACCAACTCTGATGTGCAGTCGGCACAGGAAATTTTGCAACCTCGTGCGGAATGGATCGCGAACCGCAAGGCTGAAGTCGAGCGCACCGGCGATACGAATGTCTCGCAGATGCATTTTGCGCGACAGGGCCGCATAACCGAAGAAATGGAATATGTGGCGAAGCGTGAGAATGTTTCGGATGAGCTCATCCGCGACGAAATCGCCGCCGGCCGCCTTATCATCCCAGCCAACATCAATCATCCTGAGCTGGAGCCGATGGCAATCGGTGTTGCCTCAAGATGCAAGGTCAACGCAAATATCGGAAACTCGGCTGTGACCTCGAACGTTGACGAAGAGCTGCGCAAGCTGCACATGGCGGTGCAGTTTGGCGCGGACACGGTGATGGACCTCTCGACCGGAGGCAATATTCCGCAGATTCGCGAAGCCATCCTGCGGCACTCGCCTGTGCCCATCGGAACCGTGCCGATCTACGAGGCACTGCAGCGCGTCAAGAGGCTCGAAGACCTCAACATTGATCTTTATCTCGAAGTCATTGAGGAGCAGGCGCAGCAGGGTGTAGACTACTTCACCATCCATGCTGGCGTGCTCATCCAGTATGTCCCCATGGTGGCCAAGCGCATCACCGGAATCGTGAGCCGTGGTGGTGCAATTCTGGCGCAATGGATGACGCATCACCATAAGCAAAATTTTCTCTACGAACACTTCGACCGCATCGTGAAGATAATGGCGAAGTATGACGTCAGCTTCTCGCTCGGCGACGGCCTGCGTCCCGGCTGCGTAGCCGATGCCTCCGACGAAGCGCAGTTCGCGGAGTTGAAAACACTGGGCGAGCTGACCGCCAAAGCCTGGGAGAGCGAGTTGCAGGTGATGATCGAAGGCCCTGGCCACGTGCCGCTCGACAAGATCAAGGAGCAGGTCGACAAGGAAGTGGAATACTGCTTCGGCGCGCCTTTCTACACGCTGGGGCCGCTCGTGACCGACATCGCTCCGGGCTACGACCACATCACTTCGGCCATCGGCGCGGCGATGATCGGCTGGCACGGCGCATCCATGCTCTGCTACGTGACGCCGAAGGAGCACCTCGGCCTGCCTAACGAAAAAGATGTGAAGGACGGCATGATTGCCTACAAGATCGCCGCCCACGCTGCCGACATTGCGCGTCGCCGTCCAGGCGCGCGTGATCGCGACGACGCCATCAGCTACGCGCGCTACACCTTCGACTGGGAAAAGCAATTCGCCCTCTCGCTCGACCCAGAAACTGCGCGTTCGATGCACGACGAGACGTTGCCGGACGACTACTACAAGGAAGCAGCTTTCTGCTCCATGTGCGGCCCGAAATTCTGCTCGATGAACTGGTCCAGCAAAGTCGATGAGTTCAACAAAACCGTACACGGACTGGAGAAAGCCGATTTGAGCAATCTCGTAACGCTGCAGGCGCAGCAGCTGGCAGGGAAGAATTAGAACGCACGCTCTGGAAGCGTTTACATCAAGATGCGGATCGTGTAAGAAGAGTGCATGCGAACTGCCAACTCTTCGAGATCTGCACTTGGCCTTTGCGTCGTTCTTCTCTCAGCGTTTCTCCCTTGTGTTGCGCGGTCGCAGGAGCCGGTAACGGCTCGCACGCCCGCAACACCGCTTGTCCTGCATGATCCGTATTTCAGCGTTTGGTCATTTGATGATGACTTGACCGCCGGTCCAACACGACACTGGACGGGCACGCGTCAGCAGATGGCAGGGCTCGTACGCATTGATGGAAAGACTTTTCGCTTTCTTGGTGATGACCGCGACACGCCCGCGTTGAAACAAGTCTCTCGCGCCATCTGGCCCACGCGCACAATCTACGATTTCGAAGATGCTGGAATTCACCTCACCCTGACCTTTTTCACACCAGCATTGCCGCAGGATCTCGACGTGCTCTCGCACCCTGTGACCTACGTGAGCTGGGATGTACGCTCCATAGACGACCAACCGCACGCAACATCGCTCTACTTTGATGCTTCCGCACAGTTGGCCACGAACACCGACGATGACACGGTCGTTTGGGGCCGCGAACGAGTTGGCGACATGCAGGCACTGCGCATTGGCACGAACGCGCAGCCCGTGCTCGCGAAGTCAGGCGACAACCTGCGTATCGACTGGGGCTGGTTGTACGTGGCTGTTCCGCCACAAGCGGGCACAGAAACAGCAGCCAGCAGCTACGCTGCCCGCGAGCAATTCGCCAAAGACGGAACGCTGCCCACGAGCGACGATCTCGATATGCCGAGCGCTGTGAAGCAGGGGCTGCCGCTGCTGGCCGTGCGCTTCGGTCTCGGCAGCGTAGGAAGCACTCCTGTTTCGCGCCGCGTTCTGCTGGCATACGACGATCGTTTTTCCATCGAATACCTCAATCGCCGCCTGCGCGCTTACTGGCGTCGCAACGGTATGACGACCGCTGAGATGCTGCAGAAGGCCGAGGCCGAGGAATCATCGCTGCGCTCGCGTGCCGAGGCATTTGACAAAGAGCTTGTCGCGGACCTCGAACACGAAGGCGGCGCGCACTATGCACAACTGGCAACGCTCGCCTATCGGCAGACCATCGCCGCTCACAAGCTCGTCGCCGATGTCGATGGCACGCCGATGCTCTTTTCAAAGGAAAACTTCAGCAACGGCTGCATCGACACCGTCGACGTAACCTACCCGTCAGCGCCATTTTTCCTGCTGCTCAATCCAAAGCTGCTGCAGGCGCAACTGGAACCGATGTTCGCCTATGCCAGTCTGGCTCGCTGGCGCTGGCCGTTCGCGCCGCATGATCTCGGCACCTATCCGCTGGCTAACGGACAGGTCTACGGCGGCGGCGAGCGCACCGAAGAAGACCAGATGCCGGTCGAAGAGAGCGGCAACCTCATCATTCTCACTAACGCTCTTGCACATGCGCAAAACTCAGGGGACTTCGCGCAGAAATACTGGCCGGTGCTCACCAAGTGGGCCCAATACCTCAAAGAAAAGGGCATGGACCCGGAGAACCAGCTCAGCACCGACGACTTCGCCGGACACCTCCCGCACAACACCAACCTCTCCATCAAGGCCATTGAGGCCCTCGGCAGCTATGCGCAGCTTGCCGACCGCCTTGGGAAAAAGCAGGAGGCATCCGAATACCGCAAGCTCGCCGAGCAGATGGCTGCGAAATGGAAAGATATGGCCGTCGATGGCGATCACTACAAGCTAGCCTTTGACCAATCCGGCAGCTGGAGCCAGAAGTACAACCTGGTGTGGGACCGCGTGCTCGGCTTGCACCTGTTCTC
This genomic window contains:
- a CDS encoding heme exporter protein CcmB, which codes for MKAPYFVTHLLKDLRLEWRSKDAINSMLFFALLVVVLFSLAFDPTRESSRQIAGGILCVATMFASVSALNQAWARELRHQVLDAQRMTPAPAASLFLGKVLANFLFVTVVELILAPVFIIFYNLHALGNGWLLALVLPLGTWALVANGTFFAALSIRTRNRELLLPLILFPLFIPALLAMVLGASAILTGESDPGLWIKLLAGYDVIYTTICLLLFEIVLHAE
- the ybaK gene encoding Cys-tRNA(Pro) deacylase, producing the protein MKTNAARYLDSLGIQYELREYELDSEDFSAILVAEKIGLPPEQVFKTLLCVTSDKEHAFAVVPGNAELDFKKLANAAGTRKAEMVSLKEIQPLTGYIRGGVTVFGAKKNFPVYADETLELFDVISVSAGTRGTQIIVSPVDYIRASHATLADLTKEHAS
- the ccmA gene encoding heme ABC exporter ATP-binding protein CcmA, yielding MSITAQLETVSKLYGTFAALRKVSLTLEAGRCYVLLGENGAGKSTLLRILAGLLRPTYGTVKVLGTASHDARDRIGYMSHAPMLYDEYTAVENLRYFGDLYRAKVCLVPEEALRSVGLDPALTRPVGQYSQGMRQRAALARVLLSKPDLLLLDEPFSNMDIGSAHQMLDLLAGIKAEQRTIVLTTHQRELAEPLADSLITLVAGSLSAVVEKPQRSAIHA
- a CDS encoding cytochrome c maturation protein CcmE, which translates into the protein MKSTNQGTRIGIAIVVILGAIIYLAVSGVQANKSYYVTIQELQGMGNKAYTRHLRVAGNVQPGSIQHKGSDADFVLVENTRTLRVSYKGDEPPPDTFKDNSQALAIGTFGRDGVFHATQLQAKCASKYAPPPPGQAPAATPASTASVVPPR
- the thiC gene encoding phosphomethylpyrimidine synthase ThiC encodes the protein MSGNGNGTQTNSDVQSAQEILQPRAEWIANRKAEVERTGDTNVSQMHFARQGRITEEMEYVAKRENVSDELIRDEIAAGRLIIPANINHPELEPMAIGVASRCKVNANIGNSAVTSNVDEELRKLHMAVQFGADTVMDLSTGGNIPQIREAILRHSPVPIGTVPIYEALQRVKRLEDLNIDLYLEVIEEQAQQGVDYFTIHAGVLIQYVPMVAKRITGIVSRGGAILAQWMTHHHKQNFLYEHFDRIVKIMAKYDVSFSLGDGLRPGCVADASDEAQFAELKTLGELTAKAWESELQVMIEGPGHVPLDKIKEQVDKEVEYCFGAPFYTLGPLVTDIAPGYDHITSAIGAAMIGWHGASMLCYVTPKEHLGLPNEKDVKDGMIAYKIAAHAADIARRRPGARDRDDAISYARYTFDWEKQFALSLDPETARSMHDETLPDDYYKEAAFCSMCGPKFCSMNWSSKVDEFNKTVHGLEKADLSNLVTLQAQQLAGKN
- a CDS encoding glutaminase family protein; protein product: MRTANSSRSALGLCVVLLSAFLPCVARSQEPVTARTPATPLVLHDPYFSVWSFDDDLTAGPTRHWTGTRQQMAGLVRIDGKTFRFLGDDRDTPALKQVSRAIWPTRTIYDFEDAGIHLTLTFFTPALPQDLDVLSHPVTYVSWDVRSIDDQPHATSLYFDASAQLATNTDDDTVVWGRERVGDMQALRIGTNAQPVLAKSGDNLRIDWGWLYVAVPPQAGTETAASSYAAREQFAKDGTLPTSDDLDMPSAVKQGLPLLAVRFGLGSVGSTPVSRRVLLAYDDRFSIEYLNRRLRAYWRRNGMTTAEMLQKAEAEESSLRSRAEAFDKELVADLEHEGGAHYAQLATLAYRQTIAAHKLVADVDGTPMLFSKENFSNGCIDTVDVTYPSAPFFLLLNPKLLQAQLEPMFAYASLARWRWPFAPHDLGTYPLANGQVYGGGERTEEDQMPVEESGNLIILTNALAHAQNSGDFAQKYWPVLTKWAQYLKEKGMDPENQLSTDDFAGHLPHNTNLSIKAIEALGSYAQLADRLGKKQEASEYRKLAEQMAAKWKDMAVDGDHYKLAFDQSGSWSQKYNLVWDRVLGLHLFSPQIVDQELAFYLKHQNAFGLPLDNRKTYTKLDWIVWTATLSTKQNDFIALTDPLYKFMTESPTRVPLSDWFETTDGKQVGFQARSVVGGVYMKMLADPQMWSKWTGKAK